One window of the Streptomyces asoensis genome contains the following:
- a CDS encoding chorismate mutase — protein sequence MTTIDVTGARTPEAADVITGARERIDSLDDRIIGLIQERMAVSAVIQEARITSGGRRVNLSREMEILGHYRDALGKPGTSLAMTLLELCRGRV from the coding sequence ATGACCACCATCGACGTGACCGGCGCCCGCACCCCCGAGGCCGCCGACGTGATCACCGGCGCCCGTGAGCGCATCGACTCGCTCGACGACCGGATCATCGGTCTGATCCAGGAACGGATGGCCGTCTCCGCCGTCATCCAGGAAGCGCGGATCACCTCCGGCGGCCGGCGCGTGAATCTCTCCCGTGAGATGGAGATCCTCGGCCACTACAGGGACGCCCTCGGCAAGCCCGGTACGTCCCTGGCGATGACGCTGCTCGAACTGTGCCGGGGTCGCGTCTGA
- the guaA gene encoding glutamine-hydrolyzing GMP synthase has protein sequence MSSATPTAAAPDTVLVVDFGAQYAQLIARRVREARVYSEIVPSTMPVQEMLAKNPAAIILSGGPSSVYEEGAPRLDRELFEAGVPVFGMCYGFQLMAQTLGGTVDNTGAREYGRTELHVSRSSSTLFEGTPAEQAVWMSHGDACSAAPEGFSVSASTDVVPVAAFENDEKKLYGVQYHPEVMHSTHGQQVLEHFLYRGAGLTPDWTTGNVIDEQVAAIREQVGDKRAICGLSGGVDSAVAAALVQKAIGSQLTCVYVDHGLMRKGETEQVEKDFVAATGVQLKVVDAEERFLTALKGVSDPEEKRKIIGREFIRVFEQAQAEIIADAGPAVEFLVQGTLYPDVVESGGGTGTANIKSHHNVGGLPEDLEFQLIEPLRKLFKDEVRMVGQELGLPEEIVQRQPFPGPGLGIRIVGEVTKDRLDLLRDADAIAREELTAAGLDREIWQCPVVLLADVRSVGVQGDGRTYGHPIVLRPVSSEDAMTADWSRLPYDVLAKISTRITNEVRDVNRVVVDVTSKPPGTIEWE, from the coding sequence GTGTCATCAGCGACTCCTACTGCCGCCGCCCCCGACACCGTCCTGGTCGTCGACTTCGGCGCGCAGTACGCCCAGCTCATCGCCCGTCGAGTCCGCGAGGCGCGGGTCTACAGCGAGATCGTGCCGAGCACCATGCCGGTCCAGGAGATGCTCGCCAAGAACCCGGCGGCCATCATCCTCTCCGGCGGCCCCTCGTCCGTGTACGAGGAGGGAGCCCCCCGCCTCGACCGCGAGCTCTTCGAGGCCGGCGTCCCCGTCTTCGGCATGTGCTACGGCTTCCAGCTGATGGCGCAGACCCTCGGCGGCACGGTCGACAACACCGGCGCCCGTGAGTACGGCCGCACCGAGCTGCACGTCTCCCGCTCGTCCTCCACCCTCTTCGAGGGCACCCCGGCCGAGCAGGCCGTGTGGATGTCGCACGGCGACGCCTGCTCCGCCGCCCCCGAGGGCTTCAGCGTCAGCGCCTCCACGGACGTCGTCCCGGTCGCCGCCTTCGAGAACGACGAGAAGAAGCTGTACGGCGTCCAGTACCACCCCGAGGTCATGCACTCCACGCACGGCCAGCAGGTGCTGGAGCACTTCCTGTACCGCGGCGCGGGCCTCACCCCGGACTGGACCACCGGCAACGTCATCGACGAGCAGGTCGCGGCCATCCGTGAGCAGGTCGGCGACAAGCGCGCCATCTGCGGCCTCTCCGGCGGCGTGGACTCGGCGGTCGCCGCGGCCCTCGTCCAGAAGGCCATCGGCTCCCAGCTGACCTGCGTGTACGTCGACCACGGTCTGATGCGCAAGGGCGAGACCGAGCAGGTCGAGAAGGACTTCGTGGCCGCGACCGGCGTTCAGCTGAAGGTCGTGGACGCGGAGGAGCGCTTCCTCACCGCCCTCAAGGGCGTCTCGGACCCCGAGGAGAAGCGGAAGATCATCGGCCGCGAGTTCATCCGGGTCTTCGAGCAGGCCCAGGCGGAGATCATCGCGGACGCGGGTCCGGCGGTGGAGTTCCTGGTCCAGGGCACGCTGTACCCGGACGTCGTCGAGTCCGGCGGCGGCACCGGCACCGCGAACATCAAGTCCCACCACAACGTGGGCGGTCTGCCGGAGGACCTCGAGTTCCAGCTGATCGAGCCGCTGCGCAAGCTGTTCAAGGACGAGGTCCGCATGGTCGGCCAGGAGCTCGGCCTGCCGGAGGAGATCGTCCAGCGCCAGCCGTTCCCGGGGCCCGGCCTCGGTATCCGGATCGTCGGCGAGGTCACCAAGGACCGTCTCGACCTGCTCCGCGACGCCGACGCGATCGCCCGCGAGGAGCTGACGGCCGCCGGTCTCGACCGTGAGATCTGGCAGTGCCCGGTGGTCCTCCTCGCGGACGTCCGCAGCGTCGGCGTGCAGGGCGACGGCCGCACCTACGGCCACCCGATCGTCCTGCGCCCGGTCTCCTCCGAGGACGCGATGACCGCCGACTGGTCGCGCCTCCCGTACGACGTCCTGGCGAAGATCTCCACCCGGATCACCAACGAGGTGCGCGACGTCAACCGTGTCGTCGTCGACGTGACCTCGAAGCCGCCGGGCACCATCGAGTGGGAGTAG
- a CDS encoding pyridoxamine 5'-phosphate oxidase family protein — MTANWAAFAAAEPALAKITEARFGAFTHHVLATLRRDGSPRTSGIEVRFLGGELWLGMMPGSLKALDLRRDARFCLQANPGEGTGMGGGDVRVAGRAVEVADGEARAAYVKEVEPPQPFHLFRTELTEVVRTYVEDDTYLVAQVWQPGEPVRTLKRT, encoded by the coding sequence ATGACAGCGAACTGGGCGGCCTTCGCCGCAGCCGAACCCGCACTCGCGAAGATCACCGAGGCGCGCTTCGGAGCCTTCACGCATCACGTTCTCGCGACGCTCCGCAGGGACGGTTCCCCCCGCACCAGCGGCATCGAGGTGCGTTTCCTCGGCGGTGAGCTGTGGCTCGGCATGATGCCGGGCTCGCTCAAGGCCCTCGATCTGCGCCGTGACGCACGCTTCTGCCTCCAGGCCAACCCCGGCGAGGGCACCGGGATGGGCGGGGGCGACGTACGGGTCGCGGGCCGGGCCGTCGAGGTGGCGGACGGGGAGGCGAGGGCGGCGTATGTGAAAGAGGTGGAACCGCCGCAGCCGTTCCACCTCTTCCGCACCGAGCTGACGGAGGTCGTACGGACCTACGTCGAGGACGACACGTATCTGGTCGCCCAGGTCTGGCAGCCCGGAGAGCCGGTACGCACTCTCAAACGGACATGA
- a CDS encoding class II aldolase/adducin family protein yields MHGPTPPAPLPTDRLQFAMPPMHDSVEDERRHRKERLAGAVRIFGRLGFEDGVSGHITARDPEFDDCFWVNPFGMPFKHVTVGDLVLANADGQVVEGRYHVNQAAFTVHAQVHAARPDVVAVAHCHSVHGRALAALGELLDPITQESCAFYEDHALYDAYTGVAVDAEEGRRIASALGSRKALVLRNHGLLTVGDSVDAAAWWFLSMERSSQVQLTARAAGRPVLIDHRAAVATREQLGGDLVAWINYQPLWQDISRSEPDLLS; encoded by the coding sequence ATGCACGGGCCCACGCCGCCTGCCCCCCTGCCCACCGACCGGCTTCAGTTCGCGATGCCGCCGATGCACGACTCGGTGGAGGACGAGCGCCGACACCGTAAGGAACGGCTGGCGGGCGCGGTACGCATCTTCGGGCGGCTCGGCTTCGAGGACGGTGTCTCGGGGCACATCACCGCCCGCGACCCGGAGTTCGACGACTGCTTCTGGGTCAACCCGTTCGGGATGCCCTTCAAGCACGTCACCGTCGGCGACCTGGTGCTGGCCAACGCCGACGGACAGGTCGTCGAGGGCCGCTACCACGTCAACCAGGCCGCCTTCACCGTGCACGCCCAGGTGCACGCCGCCCGCCCGGACGTCGTCGCGGTCGCCCACTGCCATTCGGTGCACGGCCGTGCCCTCGCCGCGCTCGGCGAGCTGCTCGACCCCATCACCCAGGAGAGCTGCGCGTTCTACGAGGACCACGCGCTCTACGACGCCTACACCGGCGTGGCCGTCGACGCGGAGGAGGGACGGCGTATCGCGTCCGCGCTCGGCTCCCGCAAGGCGCTCGTGCTGCGCAACCACGGGCTGCTGACGGTCGGCGACTCGGTGGACGCGGCCGCCTGGTGGTTCCTGTCGATGGAACGCTCCAGCCAGGTCCAGCTGACCGCGCGGGCGGCGGGCCGGCCCGTCCTGATCGACCACCGGGCGGCGGTCGCCACCCGGGAACAGCTCGGCGGCGACCTCGTGGCGTGGATCAACTACCAGCCGCTGTGGCAGGACATCAGCCGCAGCGAGCCGGACCTGCTGAGCTGA
- a CDS encoding DUF4429 domain-containing protein, which translates to MAEIIQRDGTWAFDGTSVRITPGLHRSVPLFRQTYGEITVPLEAVAGIVYEPERKRGRLRMRLREGADPLLHATGGRLPDPADPYRLTVDVDRSGVAEYLAEEIRHALLLDQIPGEPTKAYLLPGPPVPVSVRSSDGTVSFDGTQVRVDWADTSDRVKRATGPRVINVGDVVRVEWLPNSGYEDGFLRFVTRETVFSKLPAEKDPYALDLWGNVNRDLLTALVATAVTARLPHPSAHAGAQREHEREREGEYGDVARRRGLTASVPPPADHHDVLLRRLRELGELHRDGVLTDEEFARTKAVVLRGF; encoded by the coding sequence TCAGGATCACCCCGGGACTCCACCGCTCCGTACCGCTGTTCCGGCAGACGTACGGGGAGATCACCGTGCCCCTGGAGGCGGTCGCCGGGATCGTCTACGAGCCCGAACGCAAGCGCGGGCGGCTGCGGATGCGGCTGCGCGAGGGGGCGGATCCGCTGCTGCACGCGACCGGCGGGCGGCTGCCCGATCCGGCCGATCCCTACCGGCTCACCGTGGACGTGGACCGTTCCGGGGTCGCCGAGTACCTCGCCGAGGAGATCCGGCACGCGCTGCTGCTCGACCAGATCCCGGGCGAGCCGACCAAGGCCTACCTCCTGCCGGGTCCGCCGGTTCCGGTCTCCGTGCGTTCCTCCGACGGCACGGTCTCCTTCGACGGCACCCAGGTGCGGGTCGACTGGGCGGACACCTCGGACCGGGTGAAGCGGGCGACGGGCCCGCGTGTGATCAACGTCGGCGATGTCGTGCGGGTCGAGTGGCTGCCCAACTCCGGCTACGAGGACGGCTTCCTGCGCTTCGTGACCCGCGAGACGGTGTTCTCGAAACTGCCGGCCGAGAAGGACCCGTACGCCCTGGACCTGTGGGGGAACGTGAACCGTGACCTGTTGACGGCCCTGGTCGCGACCGCGGTCACCGCGCGTCTCCCGCACCCCTCCGCACACGCTGGTGCGCAGCGGGAGCACGAGCGCGAGCGGGAAGGCGAGTACGGGGACGTGGCCCGCAGGCGCGGGCTCACGGCGTCCGTCCCGCCCCCTGCCGACCACCACGACGTACTGCTGCGCCGACTGCGCGAGTTGGGCGAGCTGCACCGGGACGGGGTGCTGACCGACGAGGAGTTCGCGCGGACGAAGGCCGTCGTCCTGCGCGGCTTCTAG